The following proteins are co-located in the Triticum aestivum cultivar Chinese Spring chromosome 1A, IWGSC CS RefSeq v2.1, whole genome shotgun sequence genome:
- the LOC123078198 gene encoding protein SAAL1 gives MAGGAGKDDEPEPPRELDAAGERTSPDHHAPALPGASEEEEGASGAVEAGQDDAPEPEDDQEEGGDTMEDEEDATTHLPFAPAEEESLEETIKVDPSYTISLIRQLIPKGSSLEKEFGDSTQPDNTDRSEKSDKQGLPEERSVSPKDQWEECGYILWELAASTPQAELMINNLVIEVLLENLRTANSSRVKEICLGIMANLVCHESLVAAISLKNGLIATVVEQLFLKHVKCLSETFRLLAAILQSSASVSWAQALLPDEILSRILLIVGKTDSTTLLEKIIDFLSTVIDNRDVIAMLIQPLLKLGLVDRVIGLLTNEIDRPPDEKLDRKGSLDLILHFMLELSAIHCVSKAMTLNDRLIKVLVNMIKSPDKVEVASYCASVVIVISNILTDGKHLVPKISRDLPFLESLLEVLPEIPDDDQARYALWSILSCILAQVQGTELNSSSLDQFASLFLGKFGLIKADLEKLTPEDALLKGWISKCLMAISFFMVRWIEEKSSRGNEDAIDNAREVLSYCQNALC, from the exons ATGGCGGGCGGAGCGGGGAAGGACGACGAGCCCGAGCCGCCGCGGGAGCTGGACGCGGCGGGCGAGCGAACCAGCCCCGATCACCACGCTCCGGCGTTGCCTGGCGCTTCCGAAGAGGAAGAGGGCGCCAGCGGAGCAGTCGAGGCGGGGCAGGACGACGCGCCCGAGCCGGAGGACGACCAGGAGGAGGGCGGCGACACCATGGAGGACGAGGAGGACGCCACGACGCACCTGCCGTTCGCGCCCGCGGAGGAAGAG TCACTTGAGGAGACAATTAAAGTTGATCCAAGCTATACTATCTCTCTTATAAGGCAACTAATACCTAAGGGATCCAGTTTGGAGAAAGAGTTCGG GGATTCAACGCAACCGGATAACACGGATCGTTCTGAGAAAAGTGACAAGCAGGGTCTTCCAGAAGAAAGGAGTGTCAGTCCTAAGGATCAGTGGGAAGAGTGTGGTTATATTCTGTGGGAACTTGCGGCTAGTACACCTCAAGCAGAACTTATG ATTAATAACCTTGTGATTGAAGTGCTTTTGGAAAACCTTCGTACGGCAAATTCTTCTAGGGTGAAG GAAATTTGTCTTGGAATCATGGCAAACTTAGTCTGTCATGAATCTCTAGTTGCTGCAATCTCTTTGAAAAATGGTTTAATTGCAACTGTCGTGGAGCAATTGTTTCTAAAGCATGTCAAATGCCTTTCTGAAACATTCAG GTTGTTGGCTGCCATTCTTCAGTCCAGTGCATCTGTTTCTTGGGCTCAAGCTCTTTTACCTGATGAGATTCTTTCACGTATTCTATTGATAGTTGGGAAGACAGATAGTACTACATTACTTGAAAAG ATCATTGACTTCCTATCAACTGTCATTGATAATCGAGATGTGATTGCTATGCTTATCCAGCCCTTGCTTAAACTGGGTTTAGTTGACCGTGTTATTGGGTTACTAACAAATGAGATTGACAGACCACCGGATGAGAAGCTAGACAG AAAGGGTTCTCTTGATTTGATCCTTCACTTCATGTTAGAATTATCAGCCATACACTGTGTTTCAAAGGCAATGACATTGAATGACCGGCTGATTAAAGTGCTAGTTAACATGATCAAGTCGCCTGATAAAGTTGAG GTTGCAAGCTATTGCGCTTCGGTGGTGATTGTAATATCAAATATTTTGACAGATGGAAAGCATTTGGTGCCTAAGATATCCCGTG ATTTACCGTTCCTGGAGAGCCTACTTGAAGTTCTTCCAGAGATCCCTGATGATGACCAAGCTCGATATGCACTTTGGAGTATCTTATCGTGTATTCTGGCACAAGTTCAAGGAACTGAGTTGAACTCCTCGTCCCTCGACCAGTTTGCGTCTCTGTTCTTAGGCAAGTTCGGCCTCATCAAAGCTGACCTCGAGAAGTTAACACCTGAGGATGCTCTCCTGAAGGGATGGATATCCAAATGT CTCATGGCAATCTCCTTCTTCATGGTGAGATGGATCGAGGAGAAGTCCTCCCGGGGCAACGAAGACGCCATCGACAATGCTCGGGAGGTGCTGAGCTACTGCCAGAACGCGCTCTGCTAA